A genomic stretch from Microbacterium proteolyticum includes:
- a CDS encoding SDR family NAD(P)-dependent oxidoreductase, translating into MLHSLVTGASRGIGRAIAVALSARGDRVAVHYGHDRDAADDTLALLHGDGHLVVGGDLSDPQTAERVVTDVLATFGRIDVLVNNAAIAPNASTSHPIATVDYESWHRVWEQMVDVDLRAPANMTFLVARSLIERGLPGSIVNVGSRGAFRGEPEFPAYGAAKAGLHAMGQSLAVALAPHGIAVTSVAPGFVGTDRQQEKLAGAAGDGIRDQSPFGRVATPEEVADAVVYLSAPRSQWASGAILDLNGASHLRS; encoded by the coding sequence ATGCTGCACTCTCTCGTCACCGGTGCCTCGCGCGGGATCGGCCGGGCCATCGCCGTCGCCCTGAGCGCGCGCGGAGACCGCGTGGCCGTGCACTACGGCCACGATCGGGATGCCGCGGACGACACGCTCGCGCTCCTTCACGGCGACGGGCATCTCGTCGTCGGAGGCGATCTCTCCGACCCGCAGACGGCGGAGCGCGTCGTCACCGACGTGCTCGCGACGTTCGGCCGCATCGATGTGCTCGTCAACAACGCCGCGATCGCTCCGAACGCCTCGACATCGCATCCGATCGCCACCGTCGACTACGAGAGCTGGCACCGCGTCTGGGAGCAGATGGTCGACGTCGACCTCCGCGCCCCCGCGAACATGACATTCCTGGTGGCGCGCTCGCTCATCGAGCGCGGACTTCCGGGGTCCATCGTCAACGTCGGCTCGCGCGGCGCCTTCCGCGGCGAGCCGGAGTTCCCCGCCTACGGCGCCGCGAAGGCGGGCCTGCACGCCATGGGCCAGTCTCTCGCCGTCGCGCTCGCCCCGCACGGCATCGCCGTCACCAGCGTCGCACCCGGCTTCGTCGGCACCGACCGGCAGCAGGAGAAGCTCGCCGGGGCTGCGGGTGACGGCATCCGGGATCAGAGCCCCTTCGGCCGCGTCGCGACCCCGGAAGAAGTGGCGGATGCCGTGGTCTACCTCAGCGCGCCGCGCTCGCAGTGGGCGTCGGGCGCGATCCTCGACCTGAACGGCGCGTCGCACCTGCGCAGCTGA
- the fdxA gene encoding ferredoxin — translation MTYVIALPCVDVKDRACIDECPVDCIYEGERSLYIHPDECVDCGACEPVCPVEAIYYEDDLPEEWSDYYKANVEFFDDIGSPGGAAKIGVIAKDHPVVAELPPQAHD, via the coding sequence GTGACGTATGTCATCGCGCTGCCCTGCGTCGATGTGAAAGACCGGGCCTGCATCGACGAGTGCCCCGTCGACTGCATCTACGAGGGCGAACGCTCGCTCTACATCCACCCCGACGAGTGCGTCGACTGCGGTGCGTGCGAGCCGGTCTGCCCCGTCGAGGCGATCTACTACGAAGACGACCTGCCCGAGGAGTGGTCCGACTACTACAAGGCGAACGTCGAGTTCTTCGACGACATCGGCTCACCGGGCGGCGCGGCGAAGATCGGCGTGATCGCGAAGGATCACCCGGTCGTCGCGGAGCTGCCGCCGCAGGCGCATGACTGA
- a CDS encoding type II toxin-antitoxin system Phd/YefM family antitoxin, translated as MVKRIAIEEARTRLSSVVDGACDEPVLLTRRGRAVAAIVTVEQYELLERMRRTSARSGAPPAEEAPRHAPLNARIPP; from the coding sequence ATGGTGAAGCGGATCGCGATAGAAGAAGCCCGAACACGTCTCTCCTCCGTCGTGGACGGGGCGTGCGACGAGCCCGTCCTGTTGACCCGTCGCGGTCGAGCGGTCGCGGCGATCGTGACCGTCGAGCAGTACGAGCTCCTGGAGAGGATGCGACGCACTTCGGCGCGAAGCGGAGCGCCCCCTGCCGAAGAGGCGCCACGGCATGCGCCGCTGAACGCCCGTATTCCCCCGTGA
- the dcd gene encoding dCTP deaminase has product MLLSDRDIRAELDAKRLGLDPFDPAMVQPSSVDVRLDRYFRLFDNHKYPFIDPAVDQPELTRLIEVEPDEPFILHPGEFALGSTFERVTLPDDVAARLEGKSSLGRLGLLTHSTAGFIDPGFSGHVTLELSNVATLPIKLWPGMKIGQVCYFRLTSPAENPYGSGPYGNRYQGQRGPTASRSALNFHRTDVGSTDAGSLGG; this is encoded by the coding sequence GTGCTGCTCTCAGACCGCGACATCCGGGCCGAACTCGACGCGAAGCGCCTCGGCCTCGACCCCTTCGACCCGGCGATGGTCCAGCCCTCGAGCGTCGATGTCCGGCTCGACCGCTACTTCCGGCTGTTCGACAACCACAAGTACCCCTTCATCGATCCCGCCGTCGATCAGCCCGAGCTCACCCGACTCATCGAGGTGGAGCCCGACGAGCCGTTCATTCTTCACCCGGGCGAGTTCGCGCTCGGCTCGACGTTCGAGCGCGTGACCCTGCCCGACGACGTGGCCGCGCGCCTCGAGGGCAAGTCGTCGCTCGGCCGTCTGGGGCTGCTGACCCACTCCACGGCCGGCTTCATCGACCCCGGCTTCTCGGGGCACGTGACGCTCGAGCTGTCGAACGTCGCGACCCTGCCCATCAAGCTCTGGCCCGGGATGAAGATCGGCCAGGTCTGCTACTTCCGCCTCACCTCGCCGGCCGAGAACCCGTACGGCTCCGGCCCCTACGGCAACCGCTACCAGGGCCAGCGCGGCCCGACGGCCTCGCGTTCCGCTCTGAACTTCCACCGCACCGACGTCGGCTCCACCGACGCGGGTTCGCTCGGCGGCTGA
- a CDS encoding NAD(P)/FAD-dependent oxidoreductase, translating into MLVVGGGPAGLSAALNLARARASVVVVDTGRPRNAATLRSHGFLTRDGISPIELRKLAREELLAYDGVRILDRSAVARIERDADGFVASLTGRAAAASPAFATRSVVVATGLRETLPDVPNLRSFYGMSIFSCAACDGWELQDKPVALIGETPDLADRARLLTRWTSQLTVCTNGAEVIELADEAELAASGVSVERRVIAELEGERGQIAAVRFADGSALAVAGGFVRPTWHAAHDFLDPLAPDCDTDGHLITDRSGRTTVPGLYAAGDAAAPGPQQLIVAAGQGARVAAVLVQDLLGVRTAH; encoded by the coding sequence GTGCTTGTCGTCGGCGGGGGTCCAGCGGGGCTGTCGGCCGCGCTGAACCTCGCGCGCGCCCGCGCCTCGGTGGTGGTCGTCGACACCGGACGCCCCCGCAACGCCGCGACCCTGCGCTCGCACGGCTTCCTCACCCGCGACGGGATCTCCCCCATCGAGCTGCGCAAGCTCGCGCGCGAGGAACTGCTCGCCTACGACGGCGTGCGCATCCTCGACCGCTCCGCGGTGGCGCGTATCGAGAGGGATGCCGACGGCTTCGTCGCGTCGCTCACGGGCCGGGCCGCCGCGGCATCCCCCGCTTTCGCCACCCGCTCGGTCGTGGTGGCCACGGGCCTGCGCGAGACCCTGCCCGACGTGCCAAACCTGCGGTCGTTCTACGGCATGTCGATCTTCAGCTGCGCAGCGTGCGACGGGTGGGAGCTGCAGGACAAGCCCGTCGCCCTGATCGGCGAGACCCCCGACCTGGCCGACCGCGCACGGCTGCTGACGCGGTGGACGTCGCAGCTCACGGTGTGCACCAACGGTGCCGAGGTCATCGAGCTGGCCGATGAGGCCGAGCTCGCGGCATCCGGTGTCTCCGTGGAGCGGCGCGTGATCGCCGAGCTCGAGGGCGAGCGCGGTCAGATCGCGGCCGTGCGCTTCGCCGACGGTTCCGCGCTGGCCGTGGCGGGCGGCTTCGTGCGGCCCACGTGGCACGCGGCCCACGACTTCCTCGACCCGCTCGCCCCCGACTGCGACACCGACGGACACCTGATCACCGACCGCTCGGGACGCACGACGGTGCCGGGGCTGTACGCGGCGGGGGATGCCGCCGCCCCCGGGCCTCAGCAGCTCATCGTCGCCGCGGGGCAAGGGGCGCGGGTCGCCGCGGTGCTGGTGCAGGACCTGCTCGGGGTGCGTACCGCGCACTGA
- a CDS encoding LamG-like jellyroll fold domain-containing protein produces the protein MTAGLAVAALAIGQPAVPEGAQAAATTVSAADHLILDYDFEGQSSVTATVQDTSGDGRNGVLTNPASARLVDREGGGKALQLTGGAPNSTTAPYITVPAGLFEDLQGTTISSWVKWEGSDVFEWLYVLGKDRDSATFYTPKFEDGTARSSAKPTATGQEIGARATTPLPAGEWHQVTTTIDKNTLISYLDGLEVSRTEVGIDVAQALFGAGSPNSGYIGQPFWTGVHPFFKGSIDDFQVYDTVLTPQQVRDLAGSSAPVPTEVLESSTQVRTNVGTAPALPGVRARFSDGQERLALVNWDDVPASAYAQRGTFTVNGVVDGTDTAVTARVRVVTPGELSIDAGERTGAFMGGASGTLYGLYGPGLPSNNLIDGIQLRTVSTKAQDGPQHPGADALEVVKPLADSSDGDVYIYMTDINRGFPYQVPGNNGAEKTAWYKQSVFDQAKQVKQLPAEYQDNIVFVPFNEPEGNMYGGGAENFWGYSWLDNPDKFFAAWDDFYRAIKAELPDARIAGPNTSILYNQVEGFMKHAVANDTVPEVVTWHELSNPATIRSSVDRYRTWERGFFAGTKWEGTELPINVNEYAFNYHTSVPAQMIQWISAIEDSKIDADIAYWNIDGNLSDSAVEANRGNGQWWLLNSYGNMTGDTVRVTPPQPDVSYTLQGVATIDDAKKQVKALIGGSTGAQTVYVDNLPSYVGDSAHVLIRDIRWTGQIGDSAEPQTVKEFEAPVRGGTVELGFGAGDLPALGADSAYEIVVTPGTDTSSPSQPSVSWRGVYEAEAAGHTGAPYYLNGPEGSPADVAKFYTSGERNVGGIEGNSSLALNFDVTVPQAGTYDLSVLANAYNKEARNEEQGPVNMFLRVNGGAEQEIYADLGYKWVVWDHTDTKVALNAGKNTITLAARSLDGTKATKGAAIIDKIDVTLPNANYTPIYEAENAVLHDATATYDRGGVSGSGSVNVGANQSVTFWVYNKDDSEKSLEVKTLGGGTGTVKVNGSEIASVTDTATIPAFLVGGVNKVEIVGATGTLALDRVSVGASGGKLATQSVEAEAGTLNGTARVQDLSLASGGKAVVAVGGAQNNANTLTHKVTVEEAGTYAMTVRYSNEEQSPASHYNPDPVARRADITVNGGPVQQVLFPQSYNANQFWDLTVPVQLKAGENTVTFASKEAPDFNGRTFISERYPTLGLRSQWAPNLDKLTFTALKPAAATAALKVDATASTRKIGGKAYVTVTAVNRSSVPVQIEVVTAYGKKTFAEVKPNQTVSAAINSRQASIPAGMATVTATATIGGQKVTSTVEAPYNAQQ, from the coding sequence GTGACGGCGGGCTTGGCCGTCGCCGCTCTCGCCATCGGCCAGCCCGCCGTCCCCGAAGGTGCGCAGGCCGCCGCGACCACGGTCTCGGCTGCCGACCACCTGATCCTGGACTACGACTTCGAGGGGCAGAGTTCCGTCACGGCGACCGTGCAGGACACGTCGGGTGACGGACGCAACGGTGTGCTCACCAACCCCGCGTCCGCGCGGCTGGTCGACCGTGAGGGCGGCGGCAAGGCGCTCCAGCTCACGGGTGGGGCGCCCAACTCCACGACCGCGCCCTACATCACGGTGCCTGCCGGCCTGTTCGAAGACCTGCAGGGCACGACGATCTCGTCGTGGGTCAAGTGGGAGGGCAGCGACGTCTTCGAGTGGCTGTACGTGCTGGGCAAGGACCGCGACAGCGCCACGTTCTACACGCCGAAGTTCGAGGACGGCACGGCGCGCTCCAGCGCCAAGCCCACCGCCACCGGCCAGGAGATCGGCGCCCGCGCGACGACCCCTCTGCCCGCCGGCGAATGGCACCAGGTCACCACGACCATCGACAAGAACACCCTCATCTCCTACCTCGACGGCCTCGAGGTGAGTCGTACCGAGGTGGGGATCGACGTCGCGCAGGCGCTGTTCGGAGCGGGCTCGCCGAACTCGGGCTACATCGGACAGCCCTTCTGGACCGGCGTGCACCCCTTCTTCAAGGGATCGATCGACGATTTCCAGGTGTACGACACGGTTCTCACGCCGCAGCAGGTGCGGGATCTGGCGGGGTCGTCCGCTCCCGTGCCCACCGAGGTGCTCGAGAGCTCCACGCAGGTGCGCACGAACGTCGGCACGGCGCCGGCCCTCCCGGGCGTGCGCGCGCGGTTCAGCGATGGGCAGGAACGCCTCGCGCTGGTGAACTGGGACGACGTGCCTGCGTCGGCCTACGCGCAGCGCGGCACCTTCACCGTGAACGGCGTGGTCGACGGGACCGACACCGCCGTGACGGCGCGCGTGCGGGTCGTCACCCCCGGCGAGTTGTCCATCGACGCGGGGGAGCGCACCGGAGCCTTCATGGGCGGCGCATCGGGAACCCTTTACGGGCTGTACGGCCCCGGTCTGCCCTCGAACAATCTGATCGACGGCATCCAGCTCCGTACCGTCTCGACGAAGGCGCAGGACGGCCCCCAGCACCCCGGCGCCGACGCGCTCGAGGTGGTCAAGCCGCTGGCGGACTCCTCCGACGGCGATGTCTACATCTACATGACGGACATCAACCGCGGGTTCCCCTATCAGGTGCCCGGGAACAACGGCGCGGAGAAGACCGCCTGGTACAAGCAGTCCGTCTTCGACCAGGCGAAGCAGGTCAAGCAGCTCCCCGCCGAATACCAGGACAACATCGTCTTCGTGCCGTTCAACGAGCCCGAGGGCAACATGTACGGCGGGGGTGCGGAGAACTTCTGGGGCTACAGCTGGCTGGACAACCCCGACAAGTTCTTCGCCGCGTGGGACGACTTCTACCGGGCGATCAAGGCGGAGCTGCCGGATGCCCGCATCGCCGGTCCCAACACCAGCATCCTGTACAACCAGGTCGAGGGCTTCATGAAGCACGCCGTCGCCAACGACACCGTTCCCGAGGTCGTCACCTGGCACGAGCTGAGCAACCCGGCCACCATCCGCTCCAGCGTCGACCGGTATCGGACGTGGGAGAGAGGGTTCTTCGCGGGGACGAAGTGGGAGGGCACAGAGCTTCCCATCAACGTCAACGAGTACGCCTTCAACTACCACACGTCCGTGCCCGCGCAGATGATCCAGTGGATCTCCGCGATCGAGGACAGCAAGATCGACGCCGACATCGCCTACTGGAACATCGACGGCAACCTCTCCGACTCCGCCGTCGAAGCCAATCGCGGCAACGGCCAGTGGTGGCTGCTGAACTCCTACGGGAACATGACCGGCGACACCGTCCGCGTGACCCCGCCTCAGCCCGACGTGAGCTACACCCTGCAGGGCGTGGCGACGATCGACGACGCCAAGAAGCAGGTGAAGGCACTCATCGGTGGCTCCACGGGGGCGCAGACCGTCTACGTCGACAACCTGCCGTCGTACGTCGGCGACAGCGCGCACGTGCTCATCCGCGACATCCGGTGGACGGGGCAGATCGGCGACTCCGCCGAGCCCCAGACGGTGAAGGAGTTCGAAGCTCCGGTGCGCGGCGGCACGGTCGAGCTCGGCTTCGGTGCGGGCGATCTGCCCGCGCTCGGCGCCGACTCCGCCTACGAGATCGTCGTCACTCCCGGCACCGACACCTCCTCGCCCTCGCAGCCCTCCGTGTCGTGGCGCGGCGTGTACGAGGCGGAGGCGGCCGGGCACACCGGTGCGCCGTATTACCTCAACGGTCCCGAGGGGTCGCCGGCCGACGTGGCGAAGTTCTACACCTCCGGCGAGCGAAACGTCGGCGGAATCGAGGGCAACTCCTCCCTGGCGCTGAACTTCGACGTCACGGTGCCCCAGGCCGGCACGTACGACCTGAGCGTCCTGGCGAATGCGTACAACAAGGAGGCGCGCAACGAGGAGCAGGGTCCGGTCAACATGTTCCTGCGCGTCAACGGCGGCGCCGAGCAGGAGATCTACGCCGACCTCGGCTACAAGTGGGTCGTCTGGGATCACACCGACACCAAGGTCGCCCTCAACGCCGGGAAGAACACGATCACCCTCGCGGCGCGCAGCCTCGACGGCACGAAGGCGACGAAGGGTGCCGCCATCATCGACAAGATCGATGTGACGCTGCCCAACGCGAACTACACGCCCATCTACGAGGCCGAGAACGCCGTTCTCCACGACGCCACGGCGACCTACGACCGGGGCGGCGTGTCCGGCTCGGGTTCGGTGAACGTCGGCGCGAACCAGTCGGTCACCTTCTGGGTCTACAACAAGGACGACTCCGAGAAGTCGCTCGAGGTGAAGACTCTCGGCGGCGGTACGGGGACGGTCAAGGTCAACGGGAGCGAGATCGCCTCGGTGACCGACACCGCGACGATCCCGGCGTTCCTGGTGGGCGGTGTCAACAAGGTCGAGATCGTCGGCGCCACGGGGACCCTGGCCCTGGACCGCGTCTCCGTCGGCGCATCCGGGGGCAAGCTCGCCACGCAGTCCGTCGAAGCCGAAGCGGGCACGCTCAACGGCACCGCGCGGGTGCAGGACCTCTCGCTCGCGAGCGGGGGCAAGGCGGTCGTCGCCGTCGGCGGCGCCCAGAACAACGCCAACACCCTGACCCACAAGGTGACGGTGGAAGAGGCCGGCACGTACGCGATGACGGTGCGCTACTCCAACGAGGAGCAGTCGCCCGCCTCGCACTACAACCCCGATCCGGTGGCCCGCCGAGCCGACATCACGGTGAACGGCGGACCCGTGCAGCAGGTGCTGTTCCCGCAGAGCTACAACGCCAACCAGTTCTGGGATCTCACCGTGCCGGTCCAGCTGAAGGCCGGAGAGAACACCGTCACGTTCGCGTCGAAGGAAGCGCCGGACTTCAACGGCCGGACCTTCATCTCGGAGCGGTACCCGACACTGGGGCTGCGGTCGCAGTGGGCGCCCAACCTGGACAAGCTCACCTTCACGGCGCTGAAGCCGGCGGCCGCAACTGCGGCCCTGAAGGTGGATGCCACGGCCTCCACCCGCAAGATCGGCGGCAAGGCGTACGTCACCGTCACGGCGGTGAACCGTTCATCGGTGCCGGTGCAGATCGAGGTCGTCACGGCGTACGGGAAGAAGACGTTCGCCGAGGTCAAGCCGAACCAGACGGTGAGCGCGGCCATCAATTCACGGCAAGCGTCGATCCCCGCCGGCATGGCGACGGTCACGGCAACGGCCACGATCGGTGGGCAGAAGGTGACGTCGACGGTCGAAGCGCCATACAACGCTCAGCAGTGA
- a CDS encoding YdeI/OmpD-associated family protein: MAEIPELIVTDVQRWRSWLDEHESSSDGVRLVLAKKGTTTPTTLTYAEALDEALCSGWIDGRRQSRDATTFWQHFTPRRSRSLWSTRNVDIVARLADEGRMRPRGADEIARARADGRWERAYAGPATIEVPPDLQAALDAAPGAARLFAALNKTQRYAVLHPVVTAPNDTVRAARIARQVARLEERDREETT, encoded by the coding sequence ATGGCCGAGATTCCCGAGCTCATCGTCACCGATGTGCAGCGGTGGCGATCATGGCTCGACGAGCACGAGAGCTCGAGCGACGGCGTGCGCCTCGTGCTCGCCAAGAAGGGCACGACGACGCCCACGACGTTGACCTACGCCGAGGCGCTCGACGAGGCCCTCTGCAGCGGCTGGATCGACGGGCGCCGACAGTCTCGGGATGCCACCACCTTCTGGCAGCATTTCACCCCGCGCCGCAGCCGGTCGCTGTGGTCCACCCGCAACGTCGACATCGTGGCGCGCCTGGCGGACGAGGGGCGCATGCGCCCGCGAGGCGCCGACGAGATCGCCCGGGCCCGGGCGGATGGGCGGTGGGAGCGCGCATATGCGGGGCCCGCGACGATCGAGGTGCCGCCGGATCTGCAGGCCGCGCTGGATGCCGCCCCCGGCGCCGCGCGCCTCTTCGCCGCCCTGAACAAGACGCAGCGCTACGCGGTGCTGCACCCGGTGGTCACGGCCCCGAACGACACCGTGCGCGCCGCGCGCATCGCGCGCCAGGTCGCTCGCCTGGAGGAGCGGGACCGCGAGGAAACGACCTGA
- a CDS encoding SGNH/GDSL hydrolase family protein → MRARRLLSLGVVASLLAGLAACSVPSPDTAPSAPVADPDAPVVAFYGDSYTRGTGASSTDKRWSSIVSADRGWYEINRSENGLGFVNRREAMGPGLDDIPALIIDDDPDIVFVTMGLNDTFSYDRAAERIRAAIDSDLQRLRDGLPEARIVVVEPFWYTDDRPASVDVIAGWVEAAAARIGADHIDGASRWLEGHDADSAESWMASDGLHPDDTGYAVMAERMDAALRDLDPPL, encoded by the coding sequence ATGCGCGCGCGACGACTGCTGAGCCTGGGGGTCGTGGCATCCCTCCTCGCGGGCCTCGCCGCGTGCTCCGTCCCGTCACCGGACACCGCGCCGTCGGCGCCCGTGGCCGACCCCGATGCCCCCGTCGTCGCGTTCTACGGCGATTCCTACACGCGGGGGACGGGCGCGAGCTCGACAGACAAGCGCTGGTCGTCCATCGTCTCGGCCGACCGCGGCTGGTACGAGATCAACCGCTCCGAGAACGGCCTCGGCTTCGTCAACCGGCGCGAGGCGATGGGGCCCGGTCTCGACGACATCCCCGCGCTCATCATCGACGACGACCCCGACATCGTGTTCGTGACGATGGGCCTGAACGACACCTTCAGCTACGACCGGGCCGCCGAGCGGATCCGCGCCGCCATCGACAGCGACCTGCAGCGCCTCCGCGACGGACTGCCCGAGGCCCGCATCGTCGTGGTCGAGCCGTTCTGGTACACCGACGATCGCCCGGCCTCGGTCGACGTCATCGCGGGGTGGGTCGAGGCCGCGGCCGCGCGCATCGGCGCCGACCACATCGACGGCGCGAGCCGCTGGCTCGAGGGCCACGACGCCGACTCCGCCGAGAGCTGGATGGCCTCGGACGGACTGCACCCCGACGACACCGGGTACGCGGTCATGGCGGAGCGGATGGATGCCGCGCTCCGCGACCTCGATCCGCCCCTCTGA
- a CDS encoding ester cyclase gives MEPWEMREWFADVLDALNRHHLDDLRAFLHPGVRRAHLPAGAEAWIAEYAELLHGFPDWQWKRIHVLVEDDRLAVHLRGGGTHTGPFAHVAPTRRRVNIASFAMYRVEHGRIVEASGTDDAAQIRAAIA, from the coding sequence GTGGAGCCCTGGGAGATGCGCGAGTGGTTCGCCGACGTCCTCGACGCCCTCAACCGCCACCATCTCGACGACCTCCGCGCCTTCCTGCACCCCGGTGTCCGCCGGGCGCACCTGCCGGCCGGAGCCGAGGCCTGGATCGCCGAGTACGCCGAGCTGCTGCACGGCTTCCCCGACTGGCAGTGGAAGCGCATCCACGTGCTCGTCGAGGACGATCGGCTCGCTGTCCATCTGCGCGGCGGAGGCACCCACACCGGCCCGTTCGCGCACGTCGCGCCGACGCGCCGACGGGTCAACATCGCGTCATTCGCCATGTACCGGGTGGAGCACGGCCGCATCGTCGAGGCGAGCGGCACCGACGACGCCGCGCAGATCCGGGCGGCCATCGCCTGA
- a CDS encoding Pr6Pr family membrane protein: MTRVSSAQLSSSERARPLARVIVGTAIVLVVLYAYALRAAVGDLNPFDFFGYFTNQTSSLTALVLIAVGILALGGRPRPTWLSVAWGVGAACLIVVAVVYNTLVPGTGSAPPWVSVVLHIVFPAVVLFDVLLSPDRPRLSWRQLWWVLPYPLVWITVVLVRGVTDGWVPYGFLLPQRGIESLILHVIGILALLILAAAAVWGFGGRAPRRSGV, translated from the coding sequence GTGACCCGCGTCTCGTCCGCTCAGCTCTCGTCGAGCGAGCGCGCGCGGCCGCTCGCCCGCGTCATCGTCGGGACGGCGATCGTTCTGGTCGTGCTCTACGCCTACGCGCTGCGGGCCGCGGTGGGCGACCTCAACCCGTTCGACTTCTTCGGATACTTCACGAATCAGACGAGTTCGCTCACCGCGCTCGTCCTCATCGCCGTGGGAATCCTCGCCCTCGGTGGTCGCCCTCGACCGACGTGGCTCTCGGTCGCGTGGGGCGTGGGGGCGGCGTGTCTGATCGTGGTCGCCGTCGTCTACAACACCCTGGTGCCCGGCACGGGATCGGCGCCGCCCTGGGTCAGTGTCGTGCTGCACATCGTCTTCCCCGCGGTGGTGCTGTTCGACGTGCTGCTCTCGCCGGACCGTCCGAGGCTCTCGTGGAGGCAGCTGTGGTGGGTGCTGCCGTACCCCCTCGTGTGGATCACCGTCGTGCTGGTCCGTGGTGTCACAGACGGGTGGGTGCCCTACGGCTTCCTGTTGCCGCAACGCGGCATCGAGTCGCTCATCCTGCATGTGATCGGCATCCTGGCTCTGCTGATCCTCGCGGCGGCGGCCGTGTGGGGATTCGGGGGGCGAGCGCCGCGGCGATCCGGGGTGTAG
- a CDS encoding BLUF domain-containing protein, with amino-acid sequence MSTSLVSVSYVSTAVDSFDDAALAELLAQSRASNSEHDLTGMLLYRRGRFFQVLEGPQDAVDELMAKIGRDPRHTDVRVLLTEQLDERRFSEWTMGYEPIGVPTTPAPEGFRDTFDDLESDDEDAGIRAVRELTVWFRARTAIPA; translated from the coding sequence GTGAGCACATCCCTGGTCTCCGTCTCCTACGTCAGTACGGCCGTCGACTCGTTCGACGACGCCGCGCTGGCCGAGCTGCTCGCCCAGAGTCGCGCTTCGAACAGCGAGCACGACCTCACCGGCATGCTGCTCTACCGCCGCGGGCGGTTCTTCCAGGTGCTCGAGGGGCCTCAGGATGCCGTCGACGAGCTGATGGCGAAGATCGGGCGCGATCCGCGGCACACCGACGTACGGGTGCTGCTCACCGAGCAGCTCGACGAGCGGCGGTTCTCGGAGTGGACCATGGGCTACGAACCGATCGGGGTCCCCACGACCCCGGCTCCCGAGGGATTCCGCGACACGTTCGACGACCTCGAGTCCGACGACGAGGATGCCGGCATCCGCGCGGTGCGCGAGCTCACGGTGTGGTTCCGTGCCCGTACGGCGATCCCCGCCTGA